The following coding sequences lie in one Crassostrea angulata isolate pt1a10 chromosome 10, ASM2561291v2, whole genome shotgun sequence genomic window:
- the LOC128166977 gene encoding diisopropyl-fluorophosphatase-like isoform X2, producing the protein MLKTTRYGQSSVLCEPAVGGFGGVPAGCQCDKNNMLWIADMRLGLITVEKQGTFTQVCQEDDAGQTMQGCNDCAFDYDGNLWITAPAGKIAPHPYERSMEEPFGSVYCYTNQKKMVRIDTGLRFPNGIAVLHSPDGRPRTLIVAETPTKSLWSYEIEGPGKVRDRKLWGKLPGDLEGGPDGMDFDEDNNLLVAHWGSGFLEVFGSEGGSPHTRIKLPFAKVSNLHFKKGTKEVYVTEHDGHGLWRFEWQRPGKLQYCDNL; encoded by the exons ATGTTGAAAACAACAAGGTATGGACAG TCTTCTGTGCTGTGCGAGCCTGCAGTGGGTGGATTTGGGGGAGTTCCAGCCGGATGTCAGTGTGACAAGAACAACATGCTGTGGATCGCGGACATGAGACTCGGGCTCATCACCGTGGAAAAACAGGGAACGTTCACTCAG GTATGTCAGGAGGATGATGCAGGGCAAACAATGCAGGGCTGCAATGATTGTGCTTTTGACTACGATGGAAATCTCTGGATTACGGCCCCTGCAGGGAAAATTGCACCTCATCCATATGAGAGGTCAATGGAG GAGCCATTTGGGTCTGTGTACTGCTACACTAACCAGAAGAAGATGGTTCGGATTGACACAGGTCTCAGATTTCCCAATGGGATCGCAGTGTTACACTCCCCTGACGGCAGACCTAGGACCCTTATTGTGGCGGAGACTCCCACAAAATCCCTCTGGTCCTACGAAATCGAAGGCCCGGGAAAAGTCAGAGATAGGAAACTTTGGGGAAAGTTGCCAG GTGACCTTGAGGGAGGTCCTGATGGTATGGACTTTGATGAGGACAACAACCTGTTGGTAGCTCACTGGGGGTCAGGGTTCCTGGAGGTGTTTGGGTCGGAGGGTGGGAGCCCCCACACCAGGATCAAGTTGCCCTTTGCCAAAGTCAGTAACCTCCACTTCAAGAAGGGGACGAAGGAAGTGTACGTCACGGAGCATGACGGCCACGGACTGTGGCGGTTTGAGTGGCAGCGACCTGGAAAACTTCAGTACTGTGACAATTTGTGA
- the LOC128166977 gene encoding diisopropyl-fluorophosphatase-like isoform X1: protein MEVVEPKFTKIVDGLKGSEGPVFDKDCNFYMVAPEVTKNDSFAGQVLSIDVENNKSSVLCEPAVGGFGGVPAGCQCDKNNMLWIADMRLGLITVEKQGTFTQVCQEDDAGQTMQGCNDCAFDYDGNLWITAPAGKIAPHPYERSMEEPFGSVYCYTNQKKMVRIDTGLRFPNGIAVLHSPDGRPRTLIVAETPTKSLWSYEIEGPGKVRDRKLWGKLPGDLEGGPDGMDFDEDNNLLVAHWGSGFLEVFGSEGGSPHTRIKLPFAKVSNLHFKKGTKEVYVTEHDGHGLWRFEWQRPGKLQYCDNL from the exons ATGGAGGTGGTGGAACCAAAGTTTACAAAAATTGTTGATGGGTTGAAGGGATCTGAAGGCCCTGTATTTGATAAGGATTGTAACTTTTACATGGTTGCTCCTGAAGTAACAAAAAATGACAGTTTTGCAGGCCAGGTTTTGAGCATCGATGTTGAAAACAACAAG TCTTCTGTGCTGTGCGAGCCTGCAGTGGGTGGATTTGGGGGAGTTCCAGCCGGATGTCAGTGTGACAAGAACAACATGCTGTGGATCGCGGACATGAGACTCGGGCTCATCACCGTGGAAAAACAGGGAACGTTCACTCAG GTATGTCAGGAGGATGATGCAGGGCAAACAATGCAGGGCTGCAATGATTGTGCTTTTGACTACGATGGAAATCTCTGGATTACGGCCCCTGCAGGGAAAATTGCACCTCATCCATATGAGAGGTCAATGGAG GAGCCATTTGGGTCTGTGTACTGCTACACTAACCAGAAGAAGATGGTTCGGATTGACACAGGTCTCAGATTTCCCAATGGGATCGCAGTGTTACACTCCCCTGACGGCAGACCTAGGACCCTTATTGTGGCGGAGACTCCCACAAAATCCCTCTGGTCCTACGAAATCGAAGGCCCGGGAAAAGTCAGAGATAGGAAACTTTGGGGAAAGTTGCCAG GTGACCTTGAGGGAGGTCCTGATGGTATGGACTTTGATGAGGACAACAACCTGTTGGTAGCTCACTGGGGGTCAGGGTTCCTGGAGGTGTTTGGGTCGGAGGGTGGGAGCCCCCACACCAGGATCAAGTTGCCCTTTGCCAAAGTCAGTAACCTCCACTTCAAGAAGGGGACGAAGGAAGTGTACGTCACGGAGCATGACGGCCACGGACTGTGGCGGTTTGAGTGGCAGCGACCTGGAAAACTTCAGTACTGTGACAATTTGTGA
- the LOC128166974 gene encoding rapamycin-insensitive companion of mTOR-like produces MAASGRHGGRPFVKSGRFRARHESADEILKLDFSREPSENLKEILAVIVSQSSVSKSKKLAYLNALVKLVLKYGNDKYSGLSKRDILCCLRLGLFHEAKEVRAAVLRVLRYFLQESETVDLLYSLHIDYLIVRSIDISLDNEVERIHAIKLVRRILQIAPKKLSDLLLYPLVAISNDGTGERDRMVRIALETICETAFVNPELLARCGGISAILRAALDCHQYPRINESLVATILHLLNHPRTRHFIKFNTDLEQLLAPFTDCHYRFSAESLEQSSGEEKEHCFAASKMAVISIMRTWSGIIRFCRPDASGLQSLVGILYLPYKEIRHGILEILFDLFRLKIPELTEDFNTALLSVDPSDIQENWSLTDGFVAEEGKCILPHMAKIRPNLIENHLALLLSAWIGAGILEALIEVIISSDRQLFVRATIILGDLLHLASTMLPAECTHHNHCLPSLLALASSPDLTSAQTYQAREAIYNLERLHSMKKRGPVPCSLYLDQLIQRNGGRPVGQTKFYLRKKYDLLINKSPTEDMIGQAIRDSQVIGTKDIVHWEWDLIPAILKWPEEKVRRLDDQIILKFFKRLVHFYKPTNHRFSRLEFGHRLGQKMVHSGCLLVDFLLSTEQDEVQKLALDLISDIGGCMSEIAQQRLVPESVLSPGNVINTCSQFYFLFVGRFSGTIIGDKYLEKTGVYQYLLDIVSIAPQDSFVKLTVSSLNYSRDGNTRPVLAKALCSATESARLYCTKFLRTLLRARVAGFSSWGMELLVNQLYDQSNQVAQAALHVLEEACDIQPCLNSVIKLRPQCLHLGERGVLLLCRFMSTAKGFKMLSDANFILNEVQKWEKTYNVRYVHIVEDLLNEALTTYEKTYEGSFTRRSSRKRPNKDAYVPVHLYGQLTQHKEGFSLLQQQECISEFFQCIKCLELHSDEDVLKMKTALWAVGHIGTSTWGVTWLEEERLLPEIIKLAEESGVFSIRGTAFYVLGLLTSTREGAEYLTQLGWESCWHTREDRWPVVEDRSELLIELQDSEGGRGVDLDVRGPNSPSLMSSSLFFIEEEKMVGEQGCETEFKHSCDQNSNIEASLFIPKRSKTLPNELSYNRRYKSLPSRTSSLRSYSLGHHDRDKVQASRDDQRLMARRVNSPIGQNEDVVSNRLQAKKAGNKESRKTIPVICLSDMDSGTFEGSSSDNADGKPDFCDNFCAMDDEGDGITFSVKDDDKSDSSETKTLTNQSLKKSPNLRDGRCSSSDSSRTSNKSRADSFNTDSTTSGVSSCESGPHTCLSSDFMSLSPIASTSSIDTLEIIQRGSSDMRDLIHPSSFRRKSLNLKRVPSLRNKQASPAYGILPSAQLLDGMSTETAIMYTTSRDALGYATWRSIKRQRRISSDVESDMGLNSLYGEEEGSELTRKNSLDSKMSVETFSFRSSSGIPRNASSVSLSDQERAGTPFGVAPKAILLQRRPHTGEAEFLGLTLPVDINMMFEVHAGEDVRSETRAEKEEASQDQKRAPRSRKSSRNLLASENFEHDASACLICSQLKRQDLSQSEIEEALQEDGDFESVTMDKDPGSLNAAIKQQKGARPRFSSINEPSSATPGSVTSCTSSDSLTVKMSFDNVHGKGLIRKELRKLVINLSSSVGIKGSEQGLLMLKQKFPAVFNDICFYSEVCHLLSMCSFRLNARRFVQELFEDFKLKKLIAEPYSLINMVEGGEKNVIPVTKQDNLDSLYEYNQF; encoded by the exons atggcGGCCAGTGGTCGCCACGGCGGTCGACCTTTCGTTAAAAGTGGCCGATTCAGAG CTCGGCATGAAAGCGCAGATGAAATTTTAAAGCTGGACTTTTCGAGAG AACCtagtgaaaatttgaaagagATTTTGGCAGTGATTGTTTCTCAAAGTAGTGTGTCGAAGTCTAAAAAGTTAGCCTACTTAAATGCTTTAGTCAAACTTGTATTGAAATATGGAAATGACAAATACTCAGGCTTGTCCAAGAGGGATATTCTGTGTTG CCTCCGACTGGGATTGTTCCACGAGGCAAAGGAAGTGCGTGCAGCAGTATTACGAGTGCTGCGTTATTTTCTACAAGAGTCGGAAACTGTAGATTTACTGTACAGCCTTCACATTGATTACTTAATTGTCAG GTCAATAGATATAAGTCTGGACAATGAGGTAGAGAGAATCCACGCAATAAAACTGGTTCGCAGAATCCTTCAGATTGCACCAAAGAAACTGTCCGACCTTTTGCTGTACCCTCTTGTTGCCATTAGTAACGACGGGACAGGAGAGAGGGACAGAATGGTCCGCATAGCCCTGGAAACCATTTGTGAAACAG catttgtcaaccctgaacTCCTGGCTAGGTGTGGTGGAATCAGTGCTATACTCCGAGCCGCTCTGGACTGCCACCAATACCCCAGAATCAACGAATCACTGGTAGCCACCATTCTACACCTTCTGAACCACCCCCGAACCAGGCACTTCATCAAGTTCAACACAGATCTAGAG CAACTCCTGGCCCCCTTCACTGACTGCCATTACAGATTTAGTGCTGAGTCTCTAGAACAGTCATCAGG aGAAGAGAAAGAACATTGTTTTGCTGCGAGCAAGATGGCTGTTATATCTATTATGCGAACATGGTCAG GAATTATTCGGTTTTGTCGCCCCGATGCCAGTGGTTTACAGTCATTAGTGGGCATTCTCTACCTACCATACAAGGAAATACGG CATGGAATTCTAGAGATCTTGTTTGATTTGTTTCGATTGAAAATCCCTGAGTTAACAGAGGATTTCAACACAGCCCTTCTTAGTGTTG aCCCTTCTGACATTCAGGAGAACTGGTCACTAACTGATGGATTTGTGGCTGAGGAGGGAAAGTGCATACTGCCCCACATGGCTAAAATCAG ACCAAACCTAATAGAAAACCATCTAGCATTACTTCTGTCTGCCTGGATAGGAGCAGGAATTCTGGAG GCATTAATAGAAGTCATTATTAGCAGCGATCGCCAACTCTTTGTCCGAGCCACCATTATCCTTGGGGATCTTCTACATCTG GCAAGCACCATGCTGCCCGCGGAGTGTACCCATCACAATCACTGTCTGCCCTCCCTGTTGGCCCTGGCCTCTTCTCCTGATCTCACCTCTGCTCAGACATA TCAGGCTAGGGAAGCCATTTATAACTTGGAGCGGCTCCATTCCATGAAGAAGCGGGGCCCGGTGCCGTGCAGTCTGTACCTGGATCAGCTGATCCAGAGGAATGGTGGGCGACCAGTCGGCCAGACCAAGTTCTACCTGAGGAAGAAGTATGACCTGCTCATTAATAAG TCCCCGACAGAAGACATGATTGGACAGGCCATCAGGGACTCCCAGGTGATCGGCACCAAGGACATCGTCCACTGGGAATGGGACCTCATCCCCGCCATTCTAAAG TGGCCAGAGGAAAAGGTACGACGACTGGATGACCAGATCATACTAAA GTTCTTTAAGAGACTGGTTCATTTTTACAAGCCGACCAATCATCGGTTCTCTCGGCTGGAGTTCGGTCACCGACTGGGACAGAAGATGGTGCACAGCGGCTGTCTGTTAGTCGATTTCCTGTTATCCACTGAACAG GATGAGGTGCAGAAATTAGCTTTAGACTTGATCAGTGACATAGGGGGATGCATGTCTGAG ATTGCTCAGCAGAGGTTGGTTCCAGAGTCTGTGCTGAGTCCGGGAAACGTGATTAATACCTGCAGTCAGTTTTACTTCCTGTTCGTGGGCAGATTCTCCGGGACAATCATCGGGGACAAGTACCTGGAAAAGACGGGGGTCTATCAGTA tttattgGACATTGTGTCCATCGCCCCCCAGGACAGCTTTGTGAAGCTGACCGTGTCCAGTCTGAACTACAGTAGGGATGGTAACACCCGCCCGGTGCTGGCCAAGGCCCTATGTTCTGCCACCGAG TCTGCCCGGCTCTACTGTACAAAGTTTCTGCGTACATTGCTGCGAGCACGAGTTGCTGGCTTTAGCTCCTGGGGAATGGAGTTGCTGGTGAACCAGTTGTACGATCAGAGCAACCAAGTTGCTCAGGCTGCGCTCCATGTACTGGAGGAGGCATGTGACATACAG CCTTGTCTAAATTCGGTCATTAAACTGCGCCCCCAGTGTCTCCACCTGGGGGAGAGGGGGGTACTGCTCCTGTGTCGCTTCATGTCCACAGCCAAAGGTTTCAAAATGCTCAGTGATGCCAACTTTATTCTCAACGAAGTCCAAAAATGGGAAAAG ACATACAATGTCCGTTATGTCCACATTGTGGAAGATTTGCTGAACGAGGCATTAACCACCTACGAGAAAACATACGAGGGTTCCTTCACTCGCAGATCTAGCAGGAA GAGACCAAACAAGGACGCCTACGTTCCCGTCCACCTGTACGGTCAGCTGACTCAGCACAAGGAAGGATTCAGTCTCCTTCAACAACAG GAATGTATCAGTGAATTTTTCCAGTGCATTAAATGTCTGGAATTGCACTCGGATGAAGATGTCCTGAAAATGAAAACAGCTTTATGGGCAGTG GGTCACATTGGAACCTCTACATGGGGTGTAACCTGGTTGGAGGAAGAACGCCTGTTGCCAGAAATCATCAAATTAGCTGAGGAGAGCGGGGTCTTCTCCATCCGAGG GACAGCATTCTATGTGTTGGGACTACTGACCAGTACAAGGGAGGGGGCAGAGTACCTGACACAGCTGGGCTGGGAGTCGTGCTGGCACACCCGAGAGGACCGCTGGCCCGTGGTGGAAGACCGCTCTGAGCTCCTCATCGAGCTCCAAGACTCGGAGGGTGGGAGGGGAGTGGACCTCGATGTGAGGGGCCCCAACTCCCCCAGTCTCATGTCATCCAGCCTCTTCTTCATAGAGGAGGAAAAAATGGTGGGAGAACAAGGTTGTGAGACAGAGTTTAAACATAGCTGTGATCAAAACTCAAACATTGAGGCTTCATTGTTCATTCCAAAGCGGAGTAAAACGTTACCTAATGAACTCAGCTACAACAGGCGATACAAGTCTCTACCCAGTAGGACCAGTAGTCTTAGGAGCTATTCATTGGGACATCATGATAGAGATAAGGTACAAGCGAGTCGGGACGATCAGAGGTTGATGGCAAGGCGTGTAAATTCTCCGATCGGACAGAACGAGGATGTTGTGTCAAACAGACTCCAGGCCAAGAAAGCTGGAAACAAAGAGAGTCGAAAAACTATTCCTGTGATATGCTTGTCAGACATGGATTCTGGGACCTTCGAGGGTTCCAGTTCGGACAATGCAGATGGTAAACCTGATTTCTGTGATAATTTCTGTGCAATGGATGATGAGGGGGATGGTATAACATTTAGTGTGAAGGATGATGATAAATCGGACAGCTCAGAAACAAAAACTCTGACGAACCAGTCGCTGAAAAAATCGCCAAACCTGCGGGACGGGAGGTGTAGTAGCAGTGACAGTTCACGAACAAGCAACAAGAGTCGCGCAGATAGTTTTAACACCGATTCCACAACCAGTGGTGTCAGTTCGTGTGAATCTGGCCCACATACATGTCTTTCATCTGATTTTATGTCCCTTAGTCCAATAGCTAGCACTAGTTCTATAGACACATTAGAAATCATCCAAAGGGGAAGCTCCGATATGAGAGACCTTATACATCCTTCATCATTCCGACGGAAATCTTTGAATTTGAAACGTGTGCCAAGTCTGAGAAATAAGCAGGCCAGTCCGGCTTATGGTATTCTGCCGTCTGCTCAACTGTTGGATGGGATGTCAACCGAGACTGCTATTATGTACACCACATCTCGTGACGCTCTGGGATATGCCACGTGGAGGTCGATCAAGAGACAGCGGCGAATAAGCTCTGATGTGGAGTCTGACATGGGGCTGAATTCACTGTATGGGGAGGAAGAGGGCAGTGAGCTAACAAGAAAAAATAGCCTGGACTCCAAAATGAGTGTCGAGACATTTTCTTTTCGATCAag TTCTGGGATTCCTCGTAATGCCAGTAGTGTGTCATTGTCTGATCAGGAGCGAGCAGGAACTCCCTTTGGGGTAGCCCCAAAAGCGATCCTTTTACAGAGGAGGCCCCACACAGGGGAGGCCGAATTCCTGGGCCTCACTCTCCCAGTGGACATCAATATGATGTTTGAG GTTCATGCCGGAGAGGATGTTCGTTCAGAGACGAGAGCTGAAAAAGAGGAGGCGTCCCAGGATCAGAAGAGAGCACCCA GATCCCGAAAGTCTTCTAGAAATTTGCTTGCCTCAGAAAACTTTGAGCATGATGCTTCAGCCTGTCTTATCTGTTCCCAACTTAAGAGACAGGACCTGAGCCAGTCAGAAATAGAGGAAG CCCTGCAAGAGGATGGGGATTTTGAGAGTGTTACAATGGACAAGGACCCAGGGAGTTTAAATGCGGCCATCAAGCAACAGAAGGGGGCTCGGCCTCGCTTCAGTAGTATAAACGAACCCTCCTCTGCAACCCCCGGCAGTGTCACTAGTTGTACCAGCTCAGATTCGT TGACAGTGAAGATGTCATTCGACAATGTCCACGGGAAAGGTCTGATCCGGAAGGAGCTGAGGAAGTTAGTGATCAATCTCAGCAGCTCCGTGGGAATCAAGGGCTCCGAGCAAGGCCTGCTCAT GTTGAAGCAGAAGTTTCCAGCAGTGTTCAATGACATTTGTTTTTACTCCGAAGTATGTCATCTGCTCTCCATGTGTTCATTCAGATTAAATGCCAGAAGATTTGTTCAAGAGTtgtttgaagattttaaattgaaaaag ttgATAGCAGAACCCTACTCCCTAATAAACATGGTGGAGGGAGGAGAGAAGAATGTAATCCCAGTCACCAAGCAAGACAACCTGGACAGTCTGTACGAGTACAACCAGTTCTGA